DNA from Sulfitobacter albidus:
ATCGTGATCGCCGCGATCCTGCTCGCCCAACGCTCGCTGGTGCAGCATGTGCAGGCCGTGGCAGATGGTTTGCGCGTATCCTTGGGCGACGGACGCCGCGCGGTCGCGATGATCGTCAGCCGCGATACCGCCGCTATGGACACGCCCGCGACGGCCCGCGCCGCCATTGAGAGCGCCGCCGAAAACCTCTCGGACGGCGTGATCGCGCCTGCCTTCTGGTTCGCCGTGGCGGGCCTGCCCGGTCTGCTCATCTACAAGATCGTCAACACCGCCGACAGCATGATCGGCTACCGCACCCCGCAATACGACGCCTTTGGCAAAGCCGCCGCGCGTCTCGACGATCTGCTCAACTTTATACCCGCGCGGCTCACGGCGGTGCTGATCGCCCTGCCGGGGGCGTTCTGGGACAGTGGCGCGCCATCGCCGCCGACGCTGGTATGCACCGCTCCCCCAACGCCGGCTGGCCCGAGGCCGCCATGGCGCGCGCAATCTCGGTGGCCCTCGCCGGGCCGCGCGCCTATGATGGGCGGATGCAGACGTTCCCCTTTGTGAACCCCGAGGGCGCGCGCGACATCGGCGCCCCCGACATCGACGCCGCTATCCGGCGGCTGTGGCACGCCTGGGGTGTTCTGCTGGCCTTTGCGGCCATTGTAATACTGATTGATTGAGGTCTTTTCATGCGTTCCGTTTTCCTTGCCGCGGCCCTCGCCGCCCTTCCGCTCACCGCCCTTGCCAACACTCCCTGCGGCGGAAGCTTCAGCACCTTCATCGACGGGCTCAAGGCCGAGGCGATCGCCGAAGGCATCGCCCCCGAGACGGCCAATCGCTTTTTCCGCTCCGTGCGTCAGGATCCCGCCGTGCTACGCGCCGACCGCGCGCAGGGCGTCTTCCAGCGCCCCTTCATCGACTTTTCCCGCCGCCTGATCTCAAACGACCGTATCGCCGCCGGCCGCAGCAACGCCCAGCGCTACAACAGCGTGTTCAACCGGATCGAGGCCGACTACGGCGTCGACCGCAACGTGCTGCTGGCCTTCTGGGCGTTCGAGACGGACTACGGCTCGTTCCAGGGGGATTTCAACACCGCCAACGCCCTCGTCACCCTCGCCCACGATTGCCGTCGCCCCGACCTCTTCCGCCCGCAGGTCATCGCCGCGATAGAGCTTTTCGCGCGCGGTGAATTCGATCCCGCCACCACCACCGGCGCCTGGGCCGGGGAGATTGGCATGGTACAAATGCTGCCCCGCGACATCCTTGAGAACGGCACCGACGGCGACGGCGACGGGCGCGTGTCGCTGAAAACCTCGGCCCCCGACGCGCTGGTATCGGGCGGCAAGATGCTGTCGGAACTGGGCTGGCGCGCGAATGAGCCGTGGATCGACGAAGTCACCGTACCGCAGGGGTTCGACTGGGGCCTCAGCGGTCTGGACACCGTGAAACCGGGCGCCGAATGGGCCGCCCTTGGCGTCACCGCGCGTGACGGGCGTATCGCGGATCTGCCCGCTTCGCTGATCGTGCCGCAGGGGCGCGGCGGGCCTGCCTTCCTCACCTATCCAAATTTCAACGTCTATTTCGAATGGAACCAAAGCTTTACCTACGTGCTGACTGCCGCCTATTTCGCCACCCGGCTGGGCGGCGCGCAGGTCTATGACGCGGGCAGCCCCGAACCGGGGCTGAGCGGCGATCAGATGAAGGCGCTGCAATCCAAACTTCAGGCGCGCGGCTACGATGTGGGCAAGATCGACGGCATCCTCGGCGCCGGCACCCGCGCCGCCGTGCGCGCGGAACAGGAACGGCTTGGCCTGCCCGCCGACGCCTGGCCCACGCCCGCGCTTCTGAACGCGCTTTAGGGCCTGATCGGGAACCGCTGACCGTCCGCGGTCAGCATCACCAACCGCCCGTGACTGCGTACGAAACGGTCGCAGCGCGCGCGCCCGTTGCGGTAGGCGATGCAAACCGTGCCATCCGCGCCCACTTGAAACGTGCCGAACGCCGATTCGCCGCTGGCGTAGGTATAGCTGTACGCGCCGCCCACCGAATAGCGCGACCGGCCGCCCTCGTAGAACAGCACGTCGCCGCCGCGCGTCATCGCGACGACCTCCGCACGGCTCAGCGGTGTGTCGCCCGCAAGCGTGGCAAAGCCATCGGCAAAACCAATCGACGGAAGCAGGCAGAGGATCAGGGCAAAGCGCATGGGTCAGCCTACCCGCTCCCCACCCGCACGACCACGCACGTTTACGCGACCAGCGTTTCCGCCTTTTTCAGATCGACGGAGACAAGCTGGCTCACCCCCTGCTCGGCCATCGTCACACCAAACAGCCGGTCCATGCGCGCCATCGTCACCGCGTGGTGCGTGATGATCAGGAATCGCGTGTCGGTCTGGCGGCACATCTCGTCCAGCAGATCGCAGAACCGCGTCACATTCGCATCGTCCAGGGGCGCGTCGACCTCATCCAGCACACAGATCGGCGCCGGGTTCGCCAGAAACACGGCAAAGATCAGCGCCATCGCCGTCAGCGTCTGCTCCCCCCCGCTCAACAGGCTCAGCGTGCTCAGCTTCTTGCCCGGCGGCTGGCACATGATCTCAAGCCCCGCCTCCAGCGGATCGTCACTCTCCACCATCACCAGATTGGCCTCGCCCCCGCCAAAGAGATGCGTGAAAAGCATCGAGAAATTGCTGTTCACCTGCTCGAACGCCGTCAGAAGCCGCTCGCGCCCCTCGCGGTTGAGGCTGGCAATCCCGTGGCGGAGCGTCTTGATAGCACTTTCCAGATCCGCCTTTTCCGAGACGAGCAAATCATGCTCCTCCTGCACCTCGCGGGCGTCCTCCTCAGCCCGCAGGTTCACCGCGCCCAGCGCGTCGCGCTGACGTTTCAGACGGTTCACGTCCGCCTCCAGCGCCTCCGCCCCCGGCATCCGGTCGGGCGACACATCCAGTTGCGTCAGTAATTGCTCCGGCGTCTGCTGCATCTCCTCCGCGATGCGCTCGGCGGCGGCGGCGACCGTCTCGCGCGCGGCCTCGGCCCGCGCGTCCGAGCGTGCCCGCGCCTCGCGCGCCTCAGAGGCCAGCCGCTCCGCATCCCGCTCCGCCACCGTCGCCTCGCGCAGCGCGGCCTCGCCCGTGCTCAGCCTGTCCGCCGCCTCCGCCCGGCGGCTTTCCGCGCGGGTGATCTCCTCGGCCAGCGCGTCGCGCTTGGCGGTGATCTCTTCCGGTGCCGCCGACGCCGTTGCCAGTTCCGCCTCTGACGCCGCCCGGCGCTCTTCCAACTCGGCGCTGCGCTTTTCCGCCGTCTCCAGCCGGTGCCGCCAGCCGCTCAATTCCTTGGTGACTTCCTGGCTGCGCTTGGTGCGCGCCTCGCCCTCGCGGCGCAGCTCGTCGTGGGCGGATCGGCGCGACATCATCGTGATGCGCGCGGCCTCGACGGTCATGCGCACGTCCTCGACGCCCGCGCGCGCGGCCTCCAGATCGCCCAGATCGGCCAGCGCGCGCTCCGCCTCCAGCACGCGGGCGCGCGCGCCCATCGCCTCTTCCTCGTGACGGCTCACGGCAAGGCCCAGCGATTCGAGCCGCCCTGCCGCCAGATTGCGCTCCGCCTCGGCCCGGCTCAGCGCGCGGCCCGCGTCGGCCACCGCGCGGTCGGCGTCGCGGCGGGCTTCGCGCGCGCGCTTGTCGGCCTCGGTCTGCGCCGCCAGCTCCCGCGTCAGCGTCTCATGCGCCGCGCGCGCGCCTTCGGCCCGCTGGCTCGCCTGCTCCAGCGATTGCTTCAGCGTTTCCAACCGGTTGAGCTGTTGCAACCGCAGCGCCGCCGCCGAGGGTGCATCCTCGGCCCAGGCCCGATACCCGTCCCAACGCCACAAATCCCCCTCGGGCGAGACCAGCCGCTGTCCGGGCTGCAACGCGGCCTGCAAACGCGGGCCATCGTCCGCTTCCACCAACCCGATCTGCGCCATGCGCCGCGCCAGAACATCCGGGCAGGAGACATGCTGCGTCAGCGGCGTGACCCCGGCAGGCAGCGGCTGCGGCGAGTCATAACCGGGCAGCGCCGACCAGCCCGACGGGCCATCGGCCTCGACCTCCGGCGCGCGCAGATCATCGGCCAACGCCGCCCCCAGCGCCTTTTCGAAACCATGCTCCACCTGCAACCGGTCGAGGATCTGCCCCCCCTCCGCCGTATCCCGCTCAAGCAATTTCGCCAGCGCCGTGGTCTCGGCGCGCAGGGCGTTCATCTCGCCTTCGGCTTCGGAGCGTTCGGCCCGTGCGCCCGCCTCGCGCGTCTGGGTCTGCGCGCGCTGTTCCTCAGCCGCGATCAGGGCCGCATCTGCCGCCTCGGCCGCCTGCGTGGCCGTACTCTCCGCCGCCTGCGCGGCCCCATACTCCGCACCTGCGCGGGCCAGCGCCGCCTCAGATTGCGCCACCGCTTCGCGGGAGCGCTCCGCCTCTGACTGCGCGCGGCTTTCCGTCTTGCGGCTGTCGCTCAGCAACCGTTCGGCAGAGCCATAGCGCGCGGCCAGCCGGGCCACATCCTCGGTCTGCTGGCTCAGCGCGTCCTCGCGCGCCTGCAACACCGCCGCCGCCTCGCGCGCCGCCTCCGCAGCACCCGCCAGCGCGCCATCGTGCCCCTCGCCCGCCTTGGCAAGCTCGCGGGCCTCCCACTCCAACCGCTCGATCGTCTCGCCCGCGTCGCGGTTCAGCCCGGCCTCGCGGTCCAGATCGCGGGTCAGCTGGGCGATGCGCCCCGTGAGCGTCTCGATCAACTGGCGGGCGCGCGCCTCCTGATCGCTCAGCGTATCGCGCTGCACCACCAGCCGCTGCACCACGGCGGCGGCAATCGCGTCCTCCTCGCGCAGGGCGGGCAGCGCATCCTCCGCCACCTCACGGGCCTTCACGGCGGCACGCACCAGCGCCTCCGCCTGCGCCGCGGCAGTCACCCGGCTGCGCAACTCCGCCTCCGCGCCCGCCCGCGCGTCATCCGCTTCGCGCCAGCGGCGGTACAGCAACAGCCCTTCGGTATTGCGCAGCTGGTCGCCGATATCGCGATACCGCGCCGCCTGCCGTGCCTGCCGCGCAAGCTGTGCCAGCTGTGCGGCCAGTTGCTCGATCACATCATCCACGCGGGCAAGGTTCGCCTCCGCCCCGTTCAGCTTCAGCTCCGCCTCATGCCGCCGCGCGTAGAGCCCCGAAATCCCCGCCGCCTCTTCAAGGATGCGCCGCCGGTTCTTAGGCTTCGCGTTGATCAGCTCGCTGATCTGTCCCTGCCGCACCAGCGCGGGGCTATGCGCGCCGGTCGAGGCATCGGCGAACAGCATCTGCACGTCGCGCGCGCGCACGTCCTTGCCCGCCGCCTTATAGGCGCTGCCCACGTCCCGCGTGATCCGCCGCGTGATCTCCAGCGTGTCGGCCTCATTGAACCCCGCGGGCGCAAGCCGCTCCGAATTGTCGATGCTCAGCGCCACCTCGGCAAAGTTGCGGGCGGGCCGCGTCGCCGCCCCGGCAAAGATCACATCCTCCATCCCGCCGCCGCGCATCGCCGTGGGGCGGTTTTCACCCATCACCCAGCGCAGCGCTTCGAGCAGGTTGGATTTCCCACAGCCGTTCGGCCCCACAACACCCGTCAGACCATCGGCGATGATCAGATCGGTGGGGTCCACAAAGCTTTTGAAGCCCGTCAGCCTGAGTTTGGAAAAGCGCATCGCGTCCTGATTCCGATTGAGACGCTAACCTGCCGATCCTGCCCCCTCCGAGTCAACCTCTCCCCACAAGGGAGGGCGGCAATCGGCCAGTTATCCACAAGATATTGCGGTTCACTTCACAAAACCGGGGTACACTCAATCTCAACTTGCAGTCCGCCCAGCACTTTCACCCCGGTGCCGCGCACCGGTACACAGTCAAGATCGACGGGCGTGCGCGGGATCGGCTTTGCCGGGCCCTTCCCGCATTTCAGGATGCCGATCGCCTGCGCCTGATCGCCGCGCACCTCGCGCACCTCGCACCCGCTGACCTGCGCCATCGCCACCGCCATGCGCCCCTTGATCGGGCCAAATCGCGGCGCGTACTGCGGATTGGTGCGGATCGCCTCCGCCAGCTCGTCGCGCACCCGCACGTCAAAGACTGATCCCTCAACCGTGACCTGCGTGGCGGGCAGCCCGCGGAAATGCGGCCCGGCCGTATTGCACGCGGCCAGACACAGGAAAATCAGCAAAACCCTCATCCCGCCACGCTGCGCGCAAATGGTTAACGAAACGCTAACCACGCCCACCCTTGCCGCCCTGCGCAGGTGGTCATATTATCTGACCAATTGGAGGAGCCTGCCCCATGCCATTCCGTCCCGTTGCCCCGGAAAAACTCTCCACCGCCGTGGTCCGCCAGGTCGAAGAGTTGATTCTGCGTGGCATCCTGCGCCCCGGCGAACGCCTCCCGTCCGAGCGGGAGCTGTCCGAGCGCCTCGGCGTCTCCCGCCCCTCGCTGCGCGACGCGATTGCGCAGTTGCAGGACACCGGGCTGCTCAGCGCCAAGCCGGGCGCGGGCGTCTATGTGGCCGATGTGCTTGGCTCCGCCTTCTCGCCCGCGCTACTGGCGCTGTTTGCGCGCCACGACGAAGCCGCGATGGACTACCTGTCGTTCCGGCGTGACATGGAGGGGCTCGCGGCAGAGCGCGCCGCGCGGCTGGGCTCCGACACCGATCTGGCGGTGATCGACACGATATTCACCAAAATGACCCAACCGCAGGACGCTGAGTCAGAGGCGAGCCTCGACGCGCAATTCCACATGGCCATCGTCGAGGCGAGCCATAATGTTGTCATGCTGCATATGATGCGGTCGATGTACGATCTGCTGCGCGGGGGCGTGTTCTATAACCGTCAGGTCATGTTCAGCCAGCAGACCACCCGCGAGGCGCTGCTGGAACAACACCGCGCGATCCACGCCGCGCTGATGGCGCGCGACGCCCCCGCCGCCCGCACGGCGGTCGAGGCGCATCTCAGCTTTGTCGAACGCGCCCTGCTCGACCAACAACGCGCCGCCCGGCACGAGGACATCGCGCGCCAACGCCTTGACCACGCGCGCGAACGCTAGGTCAGCCGCGCCATCATGCGCCGCACGATCACCCGATGCGCGGGCGCGACGGGCAGCATGTACAGCCGTCCAAACCAATTATGCACCTTTACAGACGAGGTCAGCGTCAGCGTGCGGCCCCGCACCGTCAGACAGCTCATCGTGTCCAGATGCCGGTCCCGCGCGGTGAGGCTCAGCCGCGTGTCGTCGATCGTCTCGACGGTAAAGAAATCCAGCCGGTCGCCCGCCTGCACAAATCCCGGCTCCCGCCCCGAAAGCCCGCCAATGCGCGCCACCCCGAACCGGGCCGAAACCGCATCACGAATGCGAAACGCCGTCTGCAACAGCGGCAGCGGATCGCGGGTCATGGCAAACCACGCCTCCAGCGGCGTCAGGGGGCGCGCCATCTCGACCGTATGCTGGTGCAGGAAGTTCAGCTGATCGCGCGGGGCGATAATCTCTACCTGCGCGGTCTCGATCTTCATCCCATCCCCCCAACGCAAAAGGCCCCACCGGATCCGGCGGGGCCTCTGCAATTCCTGTAAGCCACGTTCAGTGCAGCTTGGCGTCGACTTCGTCGATGCCCGCGTCGATCAGCTTGTTGGCCTCGGCCGCGCTCATCTGCTTGGCGATAACATCGCGCGAGGCCATGACGGCGATGGCAATCGCCTGATCGCGCACTTCCTTGACGGCGGCGGCCTCA
Protein-coding regions in this window:
- a CDS encoding lytic murein transglycosylase, with amino-acid sequence MRSVFLAAALAALPLTALANTPCGGSFSTFIDGLKAEAIAEGIAPETANRFFRSVRQDPAVLRADRAQGVFQRPFIDFSRRLISNDRIAAGRSNAQRYNSVFNRIEADYGVDRNVLLAFWAFETDYGSFQGDFNTANALVTLAHDCRRPDLFRPQVIAAIELFARGEFDPATTTGAWAGEIGMVQMLPRDILENGTDGDGDGRVSLKTSAPDALVSGGKMLSELGWRANEPWIDEVTVPQGFDWGLSGLDTVKPGAEWAALGVTARDGRIADLPASLIVPQGRGGPAFLTYPNFNVYFEWNQSFTYVLTAAYFATRLGGAQVYDAGSPEPGLSGDQMKALQSKLQARGYDVGKIDGILGAGTRAAVRAEQERLGLPADAWPTPALLNAL
- a CDS encoding chromosome segregation SMC family protein — protein: MRFSKLRLTGFKSFVDPTDLIIADGLTGVVGPNGCGKSNLLEALRWVMGENRPTAMRGGGMEDVIFAGAATRPARNFAEVALSIDNSERLAPAGFNEADTLEITRRITRDVGSAYKAAGKDVRARDVQMLFADASTGAHSPALVRQGQISELINAKPKNRRRILEEAAGISGLYARRHEAELKLNGAEANLARVDDVIEQLAAQLAQLARQARQAARYRDIGDQLRNTEGLLLYRRWREADDARAGAEAELRSRVTAAAQAEALVRAAVKAREVAEDALPALREEDAIAAAVVQRLVVQRDTLSDQEARARQLIETLTGRIAQLTRDLDREAGLNRDAGETIERLEWEARELAKAGEGHDGALAGAAEAAREAAAVLQAREDALSQQTEDVARLAARYGSAERLLSDSRKTESRAQSEAERSREAVAQSEAALARAGAEYGAAQAAESTATQAAEAADAALIAAEEQRAQTQTREAGARAERSEAEGEMNALRAETTALAKLLERDTAEGGQILDRLQVEHGFEKALGAALADDLRAPEVEADGPSGWSALPGYDSPQPLPAGVTPLTQHVSCPDVLARRMAQIGLVEADDGPRLQAALQPGQRLVSPEGDLWRWDGYRAWAEDAPSAAALRLQQLNRLETLKQSLEQASQRAEGARAAHETLTRELAAQTEADKRAREARRDADRAVADAGRALSRAEAERNLAAGRLESLGLAVSRHEEEAMGARARVLEAERALADLGDLEAARAGVEDVRMTVEAARITMMSRRSAHDELRREGEARTKRSQEVTKELSGWRHRLETAEKRSAELEERRAASEAELATASAAPEEITAKRDALAEEITRAESRRAEAADRLSTGEAALREATVAERDAERLASEAREARARSDARAEAARETVAAAAERIAEEMQQTPEQLLTQLDVSPDRMPGAEALEADVNRLKRQRDALGAVNLRAEEDAREVQEEHDLLVSEKADLESAIKTLRHGIASLNREGRERLLTAFEQVNSNFSMLFTHLFGGGEANLVMVESDDPLEAGLEIMCQPPGKKLSTLSLLSGGEQTLTAMALIFAVFLANPAPICVLDEVDAPLDDANVTRFCDLLDEMCRQTDTRFLIITHHAVTMARMDRLFGVTMAEQGVSQLVSVDLKKAETLVA
- a CDS encoding FadR/GntR family transcriptional regulator, translated to MPFRPVAPEKLSTAVVRQVEELILRGILRPGERLPSERELSERLGVSRPSLRDAIAQLQDTGLLSAKPGAGVYVADVLGSAFSPALLALFARHDEAAMDYLSFRRDMEGLAAERAARLGSDTDLAVIDTIFTKMTQPQDAESEASLDAQFHMAIVEASHNVVMLHMMRSMYDLLRGGVFYNRQVMFSQQTTREALLEQHRAIHAALMARDAPAARTAVEAHLSFVERALLDQQRAARHEDIARQRLDHARER
- a CDS encoding DUF2867 domain-containing protein, which codes for MKIETAQVEIIAPRDQLNFLHQHTVEMARPLTPLEAWFAMTRDPLPLLQTAFRIRDAVSARFGVARIGGLSGREPGFVQAGDRLDFFTVETIDDTRLSLTARDRHLDTMSCLTVRGRTLTLTSSVKVHNWFGRLYMLPVAPAHRVIVRRMMARLT